One genomic window of Numida meleagris isolate 19003 breed g44 Domestic line chromosome 1, NumMel1.0, whole genome shotgun sequence includes the following:
- the IAPP gene encoding islet amyloid polypeptide, with protein MCNLKLSVFFIVLSVTLSCLEATSIEKLLSVTDDLSDGTSKRQEWILPVMPQNTLSGLSEEMPEQLAAKTKSSHQLEKRKCNTATCVTQRLADFLVRSSSNIGAIYSPTNVGSNTYGKRDTAGLLSRKSQNNTRF; from the exons ATGTGCAACCTAAAGCTGtcagttttcttcattgtaCTTTCTGTCACACTGAGCTGTTTGGAAGCTACATCTATTGAGAA ATTATTATCTGTGACTGACGATCTATCTGATGGGACTTCCAAGAGGCAAGAATGGATATTGCCCGTAATGCCACAGAACACACTCTCAGGACTTAGTGAGGAAATGCCAGAACAGCTAGCAGCAAAGACAAAAAG TAGTCACCAGCTGGAGAAACGGAAGTGCAACACTGCTACATGTGTGACACAACGCTTGGCTGACTTCTTAGTTCGTTCCAGCAGCAACATCGGTGCAATTTATTCACCTACTAATGTGGGGTCCAATACATATGGAAAGAGGGACACAGCCGGGCTTCTAAGCAGAAAATCCCAAAACAATACAAGGTTTTAG